In Bacillus sp. KH172YL63, one genomic interval encodes:
- a CDS encoding ArpU family phage packaging/lysis transcriptional regulator, protein MGKQLTFKLPEIDRKETQQKVEDALEMYRMYLLTVPEERLPKVTASYTLVPPSNSNQFSSSVEDAVIAKVGFEIERDAYIERIRKAVNRLTAREREMVIRKYFGEEELFDYEVYNELGMGETFYNQKFKPRVFYKLAFILRIEVYKNQTGEVKPKEI, encoded by the coding sequence TTGGGTAAACAATTAACCTTCAAGCTTCCTGAGATAGACAGAAAAGAAACTCAGCAAAAGGTTGAGGATGCACTTGAGATGTATCGAATGTATTTGCTTACTGTTCCAGAAGAACGGCTGCCGAAAGTAACAGCTTCTTATACACTTGTTCCACCATCCAATTCGAACCAGTTCAGTTCTTCCGTTGAAGATGCGGTTATCGCCAAGGTTGGCTTCGAGATTGAACGTGATGCCTACATCGAACGGATCCGAAAGGCTGTGAACCGGCTGACGGCCAGGGAGAGGGAAATGGTCATCCGGAAGTACTTCGGTGAAGAAGAACTGTTCGACTATGAGGTGTACAACGAACTGGGCATGGGAGAGACATTCTACAATCAGAAGTTCAAGCCTCGAGTCTTTTACAAACTGGCATTCATCTTACGCATCGAGGTTTATAAAAATCAGACTGGTGAAGTAAAACCAAAAGAAATATAA
- a CDS encoding DnaD domain-containing protein produces MKASHTEYKQLVGMTFIDLKPGQFVFGRSKAASELNMKESTVWKYMKLLEKLDSISLKSNNKFSIVTVGKWGNYQSHDTDEEQQNNNKRTTKEQQNNTNKNLKNSSSSGSSQNDVIDFYHQNLQVGVTSSPYVYEQIHNWIEDLDSDLVIAAMKLSAKKEKKGFDYTEGILKKWVEAGVQTIDDARKFEQSFKSNGRKGTKKRPSKEDFDLSE; encoded by the coding sequence ATGAAGGCATCTCACACCGAATATAAACAATTGGTAGGGATGACATTCATCGATTTAAAACCAGGACAATTCGTCTTTGGGAGAAGTAAAGCAGCATCAGAATTGAACATGAAAGAGTCCACTGTTTGGAAGTACATGAAGCTACTCGAAAAGTTAGACTCAATATCACTCAAGAGTAACAACAAATTTTCTATTGTAACCGTTGGTAAATGGGGGAATTATCAATCTCATGATACTGATGAGGAACAACAAAATAACAACAAAAGAACAACAAAAGAACAACAAAATAACACAAACAAGAATTTAAAGAATTCTAGTAGTAGTGGTAGTAGTCAAAATGATGTGATTGATTTCTACCATCAAAACCTACAAGTCGGAGTGACATCATCTCCTTATGTGTACGAACAGATTCACAACTGGATTGAAGATCTTGACTCTGATTTGGTTATAGCAGCCATGAAATTATCAGCTAAGAAAGAAAAGAAGGGATTTGATTATACAGAAGGCATCCTAAAAAAATGGGTTGAAGCTGGGGTACAAACTATAGATGATGCCAGGAAGTTCGAACAGTCATTTAAAAGTAATGGTCGTAAAGGAACGAAAAAAAGGCCAAGCAAGGAGGATTTCGATTTAAGTGAATAA
- a CDS encoding P27 family phage terminase small subunit encodes MSTRKQREKMVAEKTESEKQRILEIMRDAEIYTLTLDPLIESYLDIFEVYMTMYIQWKEKGFPATQRHTNKAGATNNSKHPLAQQVETWADKKTKALDLMGLTNKSKPGKIVTGGSTARKDEEMKKPKPVEDELSAHRKKWRNSK; translated from the coding sequence ATGTCTACAAGAAAACAGCGTGAAAAAATGGTTGCTGAAAAAACAGAGTCGGAGAAACAAAGGATTCTGGAAATCATGAGAGACGCTGAAATTTACACCCTTACACTCGATCCGTTGATTGAATCTTACTTGGATATCTTTGAGGTGTATATGACAATGTACATCCAGTGGAAGGAGAAGGGATTCCCAGCCACTCAACGTCACACCAACAAAGCCGGGGCCACCAATAACTCCAAGCATCCTCTTGCTCAGCAGGTTGAAACATGGGCTGACAAGAAGACAAAAGCACTGGATTTAATGGGACTCACCAATAAGTCGAAACCGGGTAAGATTGTAACCGGTGGATCAACAGCTAGAAAAGATGAAGAAATGAAAAAGCCGAAGCCGGTGGAGGATGAACTGTCGGCTCATAGGAAAAAGTGGCGGAATTCAAAATGA
- a CDS encoding phage portal protein, translating into MGLRDRFSNFVYRQLEKRGVMEDIYSNSIRYGGRYANDDSILESSDVYELLQDISNQLMLADIVVEDEEGNEIMHHPVLKILKDPNNYLSGSEFIKLMVNTYLIQGEVFPVLDGDRMHLASTVYTELDDRLIEHFKIGGETIPPFMIRHIKNIGTNHLKGIGLLELGRNTLEGVMNAEKVLTDKYKKGGLLAFLLKLDAHFNPQNGAQSKLIKAILDQLEAIDDSRSVKLIPMGKGYSIDSLKSPIEDEKILAFLNVYKKDLGKFLNINVETYQALIKSDLEKAMMYLHNKAAKPIMKNFEDHLSLLFFGRDSGKRIKFKVNILDFVTYSTKTNIGYNIVRTGITSPDNVADMLGFPKQNTPETQAIYISNDLTKIGEKKATDDSLKGGDESDKEEGNADR; encoded by the coding sequence TTGGGATTAAGAGATCGGTTCTCGAATTTTGTTTATAGACAGTTAGAAAAACGCGGGGTAATGGAGGATATCTATTCTAATTCCATCCGATATGGCGGCAGGTATGCGAATGATGACAGTATTCTGGAATCAAGTGATGTGTACGAACTCCTTCAGGACATAAGCAATCAATTGATGCTGGCCGACATTGTTGTGGAAGACGAGGAAGGAAATGAAATCATGCATCATCCGGTATTGAAAATCTTGAAGGATCCTAACAATTATTTGAGCGGTTCTGAATTTATTAAACTCATGGTTAACACGTACTTGATCCAGGGAGAAGTGTTCCCTGTCCTTGATGGAGATAGGATGCACCTTGCATCGACCGTTTATACTGAGCTCGATGATAGGTTGATAGAGCATTTCAAAATTGGAGGAGAGACCATTCCGCCATTTATGATTAGGCATATCAAGAATATTGGAACAAACCATTTGAAAGGTATTGGGTTGCTGGAACTTGGTCGCAATACTTTGGAAGGTGTCATGAATGCTGAGAAGGTGCTCACTGATAAATATAAGAAGGGCGGCTTGCTTGCATTTCTTCTTAAACTTGATGCTCATTTCAATCCACAGAATGGAGCACAGTCGAAGCTGATTAAAGCTATCCTGGATCAGTTAGAGGCAATTGATGATTCACGTTCAGTGAAACTCATTCCTATGGGTAAAGGGTACTCGATCGATTCACTCAAGAGCCCTATCGAGGATGAGAAGATCCTTGCCTTTCTGAATGTTTATAAAAAGGATTTGGGCAAGTTCTTAAATATCAATGTAGAGACATACCAGGCATTGATTAAATCTGATTTAGAAAAGGCCATGATGTACCTGCATAATAAAGCAGCTAAACCAATAATGAAGAACTTCGAAGACCATTTGAGTCTTCTTTTTTTTGGACGGGATTCTGGAAAGAGAATCAAGTTCAAGGTGAACATCCTCGATTTTGTCACTTATAGCACCAAGACCAATATTGGTTATAACATTGTGCGAACAGGAATTACATCACCTGACAACGTTGCTGACATGCTTGGGTTCCCTAAACAGAATACTCCAGAGACTCAGGCTATCTATATATCAAATGACTTAACTAAAATCGGTGAGAAGAAAGCCACTGATGATTCCTTGAAGGGAGGTGATGAAAGTGACAAAGAAGAAGGAAACGCGGATCGTTGA
- a CDS encoding terminase large subunit translates to MIERGINYAEIFARKVRKNPKKYPDTIKHMVDRYFRWRKRKDLWFDVDRANEMMDWVETFVRHTKGDLAGQPFILEEWEKFAYSWIYGWVHKNEKGKMVRVTRECYIQVPKKNGKTLIAVGALGYSMFGEGVLSADCYCCASDFNQAQYAAKPFAATIMNHDALMNASHIYKGPKGTVSSVTYDYIHNDLAYSNQFIVMSKNIDSIEGSNPHFVLNDELHKQENMDQYDNFKSAQVARDEPIMFNISTAGKGSSSVGMRVYREAKEVLKNDDNDSNFVMIYEPNKGYDWTDRKVWSMVNPNIGISVTMSALESEFITANRSAHKKAEFLSKHLNVFVNGADNFFEQEQVEHILVDDLGELQGETCYLGLDLSKTTDLTCVNLNFPTHDEEGRSILKVKQMYFIPNADIESREKEDNVPYTDLVERGFVQFCDGKMIDQDQVMDYISECLDLYDVQQLNYDPAMSQKLIEKCENLGLECIVVNQYPNVMNAMIDDAERLIYEKRIMTDNPLFIYCALNLVVVTNINGMKGPSKRQSKKKIDGFVAFLVAHKETIMLMDDIDQDGMDDLISEIYR, encoded by the coding sequence ATGATTGAACGCGGGATAAATTATGCAGAAATATTTGCAAGAAAAGTAAGGAAGAATCCTAAGAAGTACCCGGACACAATCAAGCATATGGTGGATCGTTACTTCCGGTGGAGGAAGCGAAAAGACCTTTGGTTCGATGTGGATCGCGCCAATGAAATGATGGACTGGGTGGAAACGTTCGTCCGGCATACAAAGGGTGATCTAGCCGGCCAGCCTTTCATTTTAGAAGAATGGGAGAAATTCGCTTACTCGTGGATATATGGATGGGTCCATAAGAACGAAAAAGGAAAAATGGTTCGGGTGACCCGGGAATGTTATATACAGGTGCCGAAGAAAAACGGTAAAACATTAATTGCAGTGGGGGCCCTGGGCTATTCGATGTTCGGTGAAGGGGTACTGAGTGCGGATTGCTACTGTTGTGCCAGTGATTTTAATCAGGCTCAGTATGCAGCCAAACCATTCGCAGCCACAATCATGAATCACGATGCATTGATGAACGCTTCCCACATATACAAGGGCCCAAAAGGTACAGTCTCATCCGTGACATATGACTACATTCACAATGACCTGGCATATTCCAATCAATTCATCGTAATGAGTAAGAACATAGATTCCATTGAGGGGTCCAATCCCCATTTCGTGCTCAATGATGAGCTTCATAAGCAGGAAAACATGGACCAATACGATAACTTCAAGTCTGCCCAGGTTGCCCGGGACGAGCCAATCATGTTCAATATCAGTACAGCAGGTAAAGGGTCCTCAAGTGTGGGTATGCGTGTCTACCGGGAGGCTAAGGAAGTCTTGAAGAATGATGATAATGATTCAAACTTCGTCATGATCTATGAGCCAAACAAAGGATATGACTGGACAGACCGGAAAGTATGGTCGATGGTCAACCCGAATATCGGTATCTCGGTAACAATGAGCGCACTAGAATCGGAATTCATCACGGCTAATCGGTCAGCCCATAAGAAAGCGGAGTTCCTTTCGAAACATTTAAATGTATTTGTGAATGGAGCAGACAATTTCTTCGAGCAAGAACAGGTTGAACATATTCTTGTGGATGACCTTGGGGAGCTGCAGGGGGAAACCTGTTATCTCGGACTGGACTTATCGAAGACCACTGACTTAACCTGTGTAAACTTGAATTTCCCTACACATGATGAGGAAGGCCGGTCCATACTTAAGGTCAAACAAATGTACTTCATCCCTAATGCGGATATCGAATCCCGGGAGAAGGAAGACAATGTGCCCTATACTGATTTGGTGGAGCGTGGTTTTGTTCAATTCTGTGATGGAAAGATGATTGACCAGGATCAAGTAATGGACTATATCTCCGAATGCCTGGATCTGTACGATGTGCAGCAGTTGAATTATGACCCGGCGATGTCCCAGAAGCTCATTGAGAAATGTGAAAACTTAGGGCTTGAATGCATTGTGGTAAACCAATACCCTAATGTCATGAATGCCATGATCGATGATGCTGAAAGATTAATATATGAAAAGAGAATAATGACAGATAATCCATTATTTATCTACTGTGCTCTTAATCTGGTAGTAGTGACAAACATAAATGGAATGAAGGGTCCTTCAAAGCGACAGTCCAAAAAGAAAATTGATGGATTTGTGGCTTTTTTAGTTGCTCACAAAGAGACAATAATGCTTATGGATGATATTGACCAAGATGGAATGGATGATTTAATAAGTGAAATCTATAGGTGA
- a CDS encoding HK97 gp10 family phage protein yields MAANNNGFAYALREINTLINVNKTVELDVLEEAAEYFVRKLKPRIPQSYHRGNHLRDALKVVVHDDHVSVEFEEWAFYWHLVEHGHKKASGKGKVKGSHFVQNTFDSDGEKIADIMASKILDEMGG; encoded by the coding sequence ATGGCTGCCAATAACAATGGGTTTGCATATGCTCTCAGAGAAATTAATACATTGATCAACGTGAACAAGACTGTGGAGCTCGATGTTTTGGAAGAGGCTGCCGAGTACTTTGTGAGAAAGCTCAAACCCAGAATTCCTCAATCATATCATCGAGGGAATCATTTGAGGGATGCCTTAAAGGTGGTCGTACATGATGATCATGTCAGTGTGGAATTTGAAGAATGGGCTTTCTATTGGCACCTCGTTGAACATGGCCATAAAAAGGCAAGTGGCAAAGGGAAAGTCAAAGGCAGTCATTTTGTTCAAAACACATTTGATTCTGATGGTGAAAAAATCGCGGACATTATGGCAAGTAAGATACTAGATGAAATGGGAGGATGA
- a CDS encoding HK97 family phage prohead protease, giving the protein MTKKKETRIVDITNLQTRDGTGSESVVISGYAAVFNSKTSIGDFFEEVIAPGAFARTISENGDIRALFNHNWDHVLGRTRNGTLKVEEDNRGLKFEVELPNTSLARDLAESMRRGDINQCSFGFWATGETWDYSVEPAVRTLNEVELYEISVVSIPAYEDTEVALRSKEIDEQVEKRIKILNQIKGVLENE; this is encoded by the coding sequence GTGACAAAGAAGAAGGAAACGCGGATCGTTGACATCACCAACCTTCAGACCCGGGACGGCACCGGCAGTGAATCTGTGGTCATAAGCGGGTATGCTGCCGTTTTTAATTCGAAGACATCGATTGGAGATTTCTTTGAAGAAGTGATTGCGCCTGGCGCCTTTGCCCGGACCATTTCTGAGAATGGAGATATACGGGCCTTATTCAATCATAACTGGGATCATGTTCTTGGCCGGACTAGAAACGGGACATTGAAGGTAGAGGAAGACAACCGAGGTCTAAAGTTTGAGGTCGAGCTGCCTAATACATCGCTTGCTCGTGACTTAGCTGAGTCAATGAGACGTGGCGATATCAATCAATGTTCATTTGGATTTTGGGCAACTGGTGAAACATGGGATTACTCAGTGGAGCCTGCCGTCCGGACCTTGAATGAGGTTGAACTCTATGAGATATCGGTGGTGTCAATACCCGCATACGAAGACACTGAGGTGGCTTTGAGAAGTAAAGAAATAGATGAACAGGTAGAGAAAAGGATAAAAATTCTAAATCAAATAAAGGGAGTTTTGGAGAATGAATAA
- a CDS encoding phage tail domain-containing protein: MITMDDQYRFEDFGFFCEPGNEDPATPDYEEKTLFIPGKVGEWDFGSEVKGRQFSYPLKIMDRYYTNMQRQLNNLVSFLLDPYGKPRLIKIESDYDPGKYCMAKINGPVVPQRVEEEWGINLNFKANDPLKYSASENHEVHWDSTTVTFDDVYSINTVFVDDVLITSPQTVETTITGYAMSPTILVSGSGENVTLSANGKTLVLGTFSNSVFVIRGKDSTILKGGKEEFIVGDFFDLLPGLNQITISGSSLNFNLSIRVRDQYI, translated from the coding sequence ATGATCACGATGGATGACCAATATCGATTCGAGGATTTTGGCTTTTTTTGTGAACCGGGCAACGAGGATCCCGCCACTCCCGATTACGAGGAGAAAACTTTATTTATTCCAGGAAAAGTTGGTGAGTGGGATTTCGGGTCAGAGGTTAAAGGTCGTCAATTCTCTTATCCTTTAAAGATAATGGATCGCTATTACACGAATATGCAGCGACAGCTTAATAATCTCGTTTCTTTTTTATTGGACCCATATGGAAAACCACGGTTGATAAAGATTGAATCCGACTATGATCCAGGCAAGTACTGCATGGCGAAGATTAATGGGCCAGTTGTCCCTCAGAGAGTCGAAGAGGAGTGGGGCATAAACTTAAACTTCAAAGCAAATGACCCATTGAAATACTCAGCTTCAGAAAACCATGAAGTACATTGGGATAGTACTACAGTTACATTTGATGATGTTTATTCCATCAATACTGTCTTTGTGGATGATGTACTCATAACGTCCCCTCAAACTGTGGAAACAACCATCACTGGATATGCAATGAGTCCGACTATCTTGGTGTCCGGATCAGGGGAAAACGTAACCTTAAGTGCAAATGGGAAGACATTAGTACTTGGAACTTTTTCAAACTCTGTTTTTGTAATTAGAGGAAAAGACTCCACTATCTTAAAAGGTGGTAAAGAAGAGTTTATCGTTGGGGACTTTTTCGATTTGCTACCTGGATTGAACCAGATCACGATTTCTGGAAGCAGTCTTAATTTCAATTTATCTATTAGAGTACGAGATCAATATATTTAA
- a CDS encoding HNH endonuclease, whose translation MKYCDFNGCGNKIDRGYYCGDHKRSRKSVLRKRKKKDIYHHDNKQFYNSKPWKNMRSLVYQRERGCCQKCGRFIFGRQAHVHHEIPIKEDPTLKLDENNLKLLCPKCHTEEENKDDKGKIFPSYFG comes from the coding sequence ATGAAGTACTGTGACTTCAATGGCTGCGGAAATAAAATAGACCGCGGTTATTACTGTGGGGACCATAAAAGGTCCAGGAAATCGGTCCTGAGGAAGCGTAAGAAGAAGGATATCTATCACCATGACAATAAGCAGTTCTATAATTCGAAGCCTTGGAAAAACATGAGGTCTCTTGTTTATCAAAGAGAACGAGGATGTTGCCAGAAGTGTGGACGGTTCATATTCGGCAGGCAGGCACATGTGCATCATGAGATACCAATCAAAGAGGATCCAACACTAAAGCTTGATGAAAACAATTTAAAATTATTATGTCCGAAGTGTCATACGGAAGAAGAGAACAAGGATGACAAAGGAAAAATATTTCCGAGTTATTTTGGATAA
- a CDS encoding major tail protein has protein sequence MVKAKELLYVVTIESLYLAFMTGGKDSRDAIPTYDSEIYQLDNITELGIAGNPSSVVKWASGKMFVNASKNSKFTLSLSHVALPQEVQDKIDGVTPNKGITFSTANVKEYPMFALGFTALLNDGSRVARWYPRVQKVPSEETFATATEEQDVKDISVTFDATPLLFNNNTEVKFSETRESATGVKAADFMAQVVADESQIETLFPTV, from the coding sequence ATGGTAAAAGCAAAGGAATTGCTGTATGTAGTAACAATTGAATCATTATATTTGGCATTTATGACCGGCGGAAAAGATAGTCGAGATGCCATTCCGACATATGATTCTGAAATTTATCAACTTGATAATATTACAGAGCTTGGGATCGCAGGTAATCCATCTTCAGTCGTGAAGTGGGCATCAGGTAAAATGTTCGTAAATGCTTCCAAAAACTCAAAGTTTACACTAAGTTTGTCCCATGTAGCATTACCACAAGAAGTCCAGGACAAAATTGATGGTGTGACACCTAATAAGGGTATAACTTTCAGTACGGCGAACGTCAAAGAATACCCTATGTTTGCATTAGGATTTACTGCCCTATTAAACGATGGTTCTAGAGTGGCTCGCTGGTATCCACGAGTGCAAAAAGTGCCGTCTGAGGAAACCTTTGCTACTGCGACCGAAGAACAAGACGTAAAAGATATTTCTGTTACATTTGATGCCACTCCTTTACTCTTTAACAATAATACGGAAGTTAAATTCTCAGAAACACGTGAGAGTGCAACAGGTGTAAAAGCTGCAGACTTCATGGCCCAGGTAGTAGCAGATGAATCACAAATCGAAACGTTATTCCCTACAGTTTAA
- a CDS encoding phage gp6-like head-tail connector protein, which yields MTEEEYLQKLKSQIHWEEGMDDTMLPFYITQGKNYVQKATGKEVGYLVIMCAGIFYEYRVAEKELGKALDALTPFFVQEVYSDAETTNE from the coding sequence ATGACTGAAGAAGAATATCTTCAAAAACTAAAAAGTCAAATTCACTGGGAGGAGGGCATGGATGATACCATGCTCCCTTTTTATATTACTCAAGGTAAAAACTATGTTCAGAAAGCAACCGGGAAAGAAGTGGGGTACCTGGTCATCATGTGTGCAGGGATCTTCTACGAGTACCGTGTGGCCGAGAAAGAACTTGGTAAAGCTCTCGATGCCCTTACACCTTTCTTTGTCCAGGAGGTCTATTCAGATGCCGAAACGACAAACGAATAA
- a CDS encoding phage major capsid protein — MNKKQLLAMQKRNKARLTELRGRLEKNEVRAEDLEGVQTEVQELADEAQAIADALANIEGGDEESGPDEGSDDSEDRDGEAAGEDKGGEGDDSSDKDDEERDQGSDQGEQRSGIPAEQRDGIMKKIGASLSTRGHKSTKTKEKELRSAFANFVVGKITEAEARSLGVEVGNGSVTIPEVIASEIITYAQEENLLRKYGSRHKTKGDVKYPVLVKKAEANVTKTERAAGNEIPETDIEFDEILLDPAEFDALATVTKKLLKMSGAPIEQIVIEELKKAYVRKETSYMFKGDDVGNENPGALAKKAVAYYESTPVDITAVGYSQKLYSQLVKLKGQPVTEVLKKSMWIVNRAALTILEDMTDTTGRPLLHQAADGVGYKLLGHKLDFTDATDGADPTKPVFYFGDFKAFHIQDVIGAMELQKLVEKFSGTNKVGFQIYNILDGQLVYSPFEPAVYRYEVGAVETP; from the coding sequence ATGAATAAAAAACAATTGCTTGCTATGCAAAAACGTAATAAGGCTCGTTTAACTGAACTGCGCGGCCGTCTTGAAAAGAATGAAGTTCGTGCTGAAGATCTTGAAGGTGTTCAAACAGAAGTGCAGGAGCTTGCAGATGAGGCTCAAGCAATCGCTGATGCCCTGGCTAACATCGAGGGTGGAGATGAAGAATCTGGTCCTGATGAAGGCTCAGACGATAGTGAGGACCGTGACGGTGAAGCTGCAGGTGAAGACAAAGGCGGCGAAGGTGATGACAGTTCTGATAAAGATGATGAAGAACGCGATCAAGGCTCCGATCAAGGAGAACAGAGATCAGGCATCCCAGCCGAGCAACGCGACGGCATCATGAAAAAGATAGGTGCCAGCCTTTCCACTCGTGGCCACAAGTCTACAAAGACAAAAGAGAAAGAGCTACGTTCTGCATTCGCTAACTTTGTTGTTGGTAAGATCACCGAAGCGGAAGCTCGTTCTCTTGGTGTGGAAGTCGGTAATGGGTCCGTTACTATCCCAGAAGTCATTGCTTCTGAAATCATCACTTATGCTCAAGAAGAGAACCTGCTGCGTAAATATGGTTCCCGTCACAAGACAAAAGGAGATGTAAAGTACCCTGTTCTTGTTAAGAAAGCGGAAGCCAACGTTACGAAAACAGAACGGGCTGCGGGTAACGAGATTCCAGAAACAGATATCGAATTTGATGAAATCCTACTTGATCCAGCTGAATTCGATGCACTGGCAACTGTTACTAAAAAGTTGCTTAAGATGTCCGGTGCTCCAATTGAGCAAATTGTTATTGAAGAATTGAAGAAAGCTTATGTCCGCAAAGAAACAAGCTACATGTTTAAAGGTGACGATGTGGGCAACGAAAATCCAGGTGCCCTGGCTAAGAAAGCAGTTGCTTACTATGAATCTACTCCTGTGGATATCACTGCGGTTGGGTACTCTCAGAAGCTATATTCTCAACTGGTCAAACTTAAAGGTCAACCGGTTACTGAAGTGCTTAAGAAATCCATGTGGATTGTCAATCGTGCAGCTCTGACTATCCTTGAGGACATGACAGACACAACTGGCCGTCCATTGCTTCACCAAGCGGCTGACGGTGTAGGGTATAAATTACTCGGCCATAAGCTCGATTTCACAGATGCAACCGATGGAGCGGATCCTACTAAACCAGTATTCTACTTCGGTGACTTCAAAGCCTTCCACATTCAGGATGTAATTGGTGCAATGGAGCTGCAAAAGCTTGTTGAAAAGTTCTCAGGAACAAACAAGGTCGGTTTCCAAATCTATAACATCTTGGATGGTCAACTGGTTTATTCTCCATTCGAACCGGCCGTGTACCGTTACGAAGTTGGAGCGGTAGAAACTCCGTAA
- a CDS encoding Fur-regulated basic protein FbpA — protein MITNIPFGQLRKGIEAKMDFYKSELLKMGYFKTPDGSQLYELTLTELEQVYENEKARRRAL, from the coding sequence ATGATTACAAATATTCCATTCGGACAGCTAAGAAAAGGCATTGAAGCAAAAATGGATTTTTATAAAAGTGAGCTGCTTAAGATGGGCTATTTTAAAACACCAGATGGCAGCCAGTTGTATGAGTTGACTCTCACAGAGTTGGAACAGGTCTACGAAAATGAAAAAGCAAGGAGGAGAGCATTATGA
- the dnaB gene encoding replicative DNA helicase: MNQLAEEPQIVNVEAEQSVIGSILLEGDLIKDCVLQSYHFHIIENKRIFWAMKKLDEKGKPIDIVTLVELVEKSMDKVGGVSYMMKLAESVPTTRNFKFYESLVLENWRKRKSLQLANDFKKQLLEEDPHEAIQTVISELMKLEEAEAGDDDGGISEELYQLYDQLSTQTDEMTGIQTGFDDLNKLTGGLQESDLIIIGARPSMGKTAFALNVAYNAAEQGDIPCIFSLEMPKKQLLKRLVSISGNIDAQKMRNASEDFTDHDWKKLSHSLGILNNLDIHIFDKPSVTVNYIWSKARKVKRENPGKKLLVMIDYLQLIMGNASYKGNRLQEISDISRTLKAMARELNVNVVALSQLSRGVEQRQDKRPMMSDLRESGQIEQDADVIGFLYRDEYYYKDSELKGITELVVSKQRNGPTGTVKLGFIKEYGKFINLVKQEEMNFM, translated from the coding sequence ATGAATCAGCTGGCTGAAGAACCTCAGATCGTGAATGTAGAAGCTGAGCAATCCGTTATCGGATCCATTCTTCTGGAAGGAGACTTGATAAAAGATTGTGTGCTGCAGTCCTATCATTTCCACATCATTGAGAACAAACGTATCTTCTGGGCCATGAAGAAGCTCGATGAAAAAGGAAAACCAATCGATATCGTGACCCTTGTTGAGCTAGTTGAAAAGAGCATGGATAAAGTCGGTGGAGTTTCATACATGATGAAGCTGGCCGAGTCAGTGCCGACTACTCGAAACTTCAAATTCTATGAATCTCTTGTCCTTGAAAACTGGAGAAAAAGAAAGTCCTTGCAACTGGCAAATGATTTTAAAAAACAACTTCTTGAAGAGGATCCACACGAAGCTATCCAGACAGTAATCAGCGAATTGATGAAGTTGGAGGAAGCTGAGGCAGGAGATGATGATGGAGGCATAAGTGAAGAACTTTATCAGCTGTATGACCAGCTAAGCACCCAGACAGATGAAATGACTGGGATACAAACTGGATTCGATGATTTGAATAAGCTCACCGGCGGCCTTCAGGAAAGCGATCTTATCATTATAGGGGCCCGTCCATCAATGGGGAAGACAGCCTTTGCTCTCAATGTAGCCTACAATGCTGCTGAACAAGGTGACATCCCATGCATATTCTCCTTGGAGATGCCTAAGAAACAGTTGCTCAAGAGATTGGTGTCAATCTCAGGGAATATCGATGCTCAGAAGATGAGAAATGCAAGTGAAGATTTTACTGATCATGACTGGAAAAAGCTTTCACACTCACTTGGAATCCTAAACAACTTAGACATACATATTTTTGATAAACCAAGTGTCACAGTCAATTATATATGGTCAAAAGCCCGCAAGGTAAAACGTGAGAACCCGGGCAAGAAGCTCCTGGTCATGATTGACTACCTGCAGTTGATCATGGGGAATGCGAGTTACAAAGGAAACCGTCTACAGGAGATAAGCGATATCAGCCGGACCCTTAAGGCAATGGCTAGGGAGCTAAATGTAAATGTGGTTGCTCTCTCCCAGCTCTCCCGCGGAGTAGAACAACGGCAAGACAAGCGTCCGATGATGTCCGATCTGAGGGAATCCGGACAGATTGAACAGGATGCAGATGTCATTGGGTTCTTGTATCGGGATGAATATTACTACAAAGATTCAGAGCTTAAAGGAATAACTGAGCTGGTTGTGAGCAAGCAAAGGAACGGTCCTACGGGGACTGTAAAACTGGGCTTCATTAAAGAATATGGAAAGTTCATCAATCTCGTTAAACAAGAAGAAATGAACTTTATGTAA